In a genomic window of Coprococcus eutactus:
- a CDS encoding tetratricopeptide repeat protein — translation MGFFDGLLKRIPFVSRFSRKKEPVNNVELQFNKAMNLMDNGDAEESVSILEQVADIGIMDAQYKSYGDDALLALAEFFEKGKYRNAVIDVDLNKATKYYEKYVNQNHDGDTIFKLAKMLLEVQNFSKAIKYYELAANDYGIKAAYMSLGSIYESGLNRVDEYGNKSDYVVPIDLDKAMMWYKKLADTGDAKAKASYERVEYMSTHGDSLEFEAKDKLYTDIAEARKAKGKEPRYKVIEASRLQYQYTYVHDQVEGFIHKLPKGWVKTINESTGEEYYAPSLTYKDFAMYVYYDSVPKDTKMTLENYLRYCNDAFDEDLQMKAYVTEYADGICTTYYHKDMEKGIVSFAFYHGRRLACMRFVCATMEIIEQYEEIIFETANSFAFVDPTLASEHSANRKDMQYYNEAIYCYYLEDYEGAMRAAKQALKLGSIKASYLLIELYYDEDSPYRDVEKTISYAKQLFEATKDPELAFLLGLVYDQQLKDYVKAVNWYENAERLGHKRVAFYLGRIYYYGLLRTKRDGGKALAYFKKARENGIQEAEGYIKDLEDLKGEDLQTAIDKWERAVQAGSESAAIKIAMMKQRQIFYIATPYEIEKAYLEALGLGSAQAGYELGRIYQVQEKQDNYKGEIKSIKYFEKAFNANFDDWDKENLFKVINYKVEKGLSNDEAIKLYIENASMGYVPAIEKLIALVPTTTQQIWSLYDALIELAETGDESAIVAMNKLEMNYVDLILREPAKGQKVVENKFFRLCVPKECNAVINDEGGTIKMADSVVEFAVAEMPVNASAEQDYLKIYKLIVSEYLPDENAEVIIANSRMIGSAIRASKDNVHTFSILLISSKNQYIFKLSSKDRRQMMQFKDVLIAISKSLVETGEIYKATEEGKKNIGLAFLLKTNESGFLSIGKGE, via the coding sequence ATGGGATTTTTTGACGGGTTATTAAAGAGGATACCGTTTGTATCCAGGTTTTCCAGAAAAAAGGAACCGGTTAACAATGTAGAACTCCAGTTTAACAAGGCTATGAACCTTATGGATAATGGTGATGCGGAAGAGTCAGTGTCTATATTGGAGCAGGTTGCAGACATAGGGATAATGGATGCACAGTATAAGTCATATGGGGATGACGCACTGCTTGCACTTGCGGAGTTCTTTGAAAAAGGAAAATATCGTAATGCTGTGATAGATGTGGATCTCAACAAGGCCACAAAGTACTACGAGAAATATGTCAATCAGAATCATGATGGCGATACGATATTCAAGCTCGCCAAGATGCTTCTTGAAGTTCAGAACTTCTCAAAGGCCATAAAGTATTATGAGCTGGCAGCGAATGACTATGGAATCAAGGCAGCGTATATGAGCCTTGGGTCAATATATGAGAGTGGTCTGAACAGGGTTGATGAGTATGGCAACAAGAGCGATTATGTTGTGCCGATTGATTTGGACAAGGCTATGATGTGGTACAAGAAGCTTGCCGATACAGGTGACGCCAAGGCTAAGGCGTCATACGAGAGGGTTGAGTACATGAGTACCCACGGTGACAGCCTGGAGTTTGAGGCGAAGGATAAACTGTACACTGATATTGCAGAGGCGAGAAAAGCCAAGGGTAAGGAGCCTCGTTACAAGGTGATAGAGGCATCACGACTTCAGTATCAGTATACATATGTGCATGATCAGGTTGAGGGCTTTATACATAAACTTCCTAAGGGTTGGGTCAAGACGATCAATGAGTCCACCGGAGAAGAGTATTATGCGCCTAGTCTGACATACAAAGATTTTGCGATGTATGTTTACTATGACAGTGTACCAAAGGATACGAAGATGACCCTTGAGAATTATCTCAGGTATTGCAACGATGCGTTTGACGAGGATCTTCAGATGAAGGCCTACGTTACAGAGTACGCTGATGGCATATGTACAACGTACTACCACAAGGATATGGAGAAGGGAATCGTTTCCTTCGCATTCTATCATGGAAGACGACTTGCATGTATGAGATTTGTATGTGCAACTATGGAAATCATAGAGCAGTATGAGGAGATCATATTTGAGACAGCTAACTCATTTGCATTTGTAGATCCTACACTTGCCAGTGAGCACAGTGCAAACCGTAAGGATATGCAGTATTACAATGAGGCTATCTACTGCTATTACCTTGAGGATTATGAAGGAGCCATGAGAGCCGCAAAACAGGCTCTTAAGCTGGGAAGTATAAAGGCAAGTTATCTGCTCATAGAGCTTTACTATGATGAGGACAGTCCGTACCGCGATGTGGAGAAGACTATCAGCTACGCAAAGCAGTTGTTTGAGGCTACAAAGGATCCTGAGTTGGCATTCCTTCTTGGATTAGTGTATGACCAGCAGCTCAAGGATTATGTGAAAGCGGTCAATTGGTATGAGAATGCAGAGAGACTCGGGCACAAGAGAGTTGCCTTCTATCTTGGAAGAATATATTATTATGGTCTGCTCAGAACAAAGCGTGACGGCGGAAAGGCGCTGGCATACTTCAAGAAGGCAAGAGAGAACGGCATCCAGGAGGCAGAGGGATACATAAAGGATCTCGAGGATCTTAAGGGTGAGGATCTTCAGACAGCTATAGACAAGTGGGAACGCGCCGTTCAGGCAGGAAGCGAGTCCGCAGCGATCAAGATTGCCATGATGAAACAGAGGCAGATATTCTATATTGCAACACCTTATGAGATTGAGAAGGCCTATCTCGAGGCGCTGGGACTTGGAAGTGCACAGGCTGGATATGAACTGGGAAGAATATATCAGGTTCAGGAGAAGCAGGATAACTATAAGGGCGAGATCAAGAGTATTAAGTATTTTGAGAAAGCATTCAATGCAAACTTTGATGACTGGGATAAGGAAAACCTGTTTAAGGTTATCAATTATAAAGTTGAGAAGGGACTCTCAAATGATGAGGCTATCAAGCTTTATATTGAGAATGCCAGCATGGGATATGTGCCAGCTATTGAAAAGCTTATCGCACTTGTGCCTACTACCACACAGCAGATATGGAGTCTGTATGATGCACTCATAGAGCTAGCAGAGACAGGTGATGAGTCAGCTATAGTAGCTATGAACAAGCTTGAGATGAACTATGTGGATCTCATTCTCAGAGAGCCTGCAAAGGGACAGAAGGTTGTGGAGAACAAGTTCTTCAGATTGTGCGTTCCAAAGGAGTGTAACGCTGTTATCAACGATGAAGGCGGTACTATTAAGATGGCTGATTCGGTTGTAGAGTTTGCTGTTGCAGAGATGCCTGTCAACGCAAGTGCAGAGCAGGATTATCTCAAGATATATAAGCTTATCGTGTCTGAGTATCTGCCTGACGAGAATGCAGAGGTAATAATTGCAAACTCAAGAATGATAGGTTCTGCGATCAGGGCTTCAAAAGATAACGTACATACATTCAGCATACTGCTCATAAGTTCAAAGAACCAGTATATATTCAAGCTGAGTTCAAAGGATAGAAGACAGATGATGCAGTTTAAGGATGTGCTTATAGCAATATCAAAATCACTTGTTGAGACAGGCGAGATTTATAAGGCTACAGAGGAGGGCAAGAAGAATATAGGTCTTGCGTTCCTGCTCAAGACAAATGAAAGTGGATTCCTTTCAATTGGCAAGGGCGAGTAA
- a CDS encoding DUF4143 domain-containing protein → MNDLATWYETGNNKIAVVRGGKFVGKTWAVTDFAMGFFEDHIIVDMNKQTDFAAYASKERRPEKLHAKLTTSLDKYDFKDKLLIFDNAENCSGLLQNLVQYAKYNTECKICVVATVCGPMLGEEECADDICVYELMPMCFDEFLKAGKGRKLCAFIENQKLTAMPDEVRESVQTMLEAFFVTGGMPEAVDEYYKTGDFRRVDVILKSILDRMTDYLINSTPKRYLSKVMAIWKSIPTQLTKENKKFMYGYVDPKARAREYEASVDQIVRMGVVRQVFRVRNGVLPLTDQRDDKSFELYHLDHGLLRMMAGILVQDIDTDNVLDMMDGVIAEQYAMAELYMNKSVGDLYFWISSATAKVDFVYEGDGEVIPVDVQTSPHTKAQSSRVFRQRYNNKTSVRISTDDMFVDKGLVNIPLYGIWCF, encoded by the coding sequence ATGAACGACCTTGCAACATGGTACGAGACAGGAAATAATAAGATAGCTGTCGTGAGAGGTGGCAAGTTCGTGGGAAAGACTTGGGCTGTCACAGATTTTGCCATGGGTTTTTTTGAGGATCACATAATTGTAGACATGAATAAGCAGACAGATTTTGCAGCATATGCAAGTAAGGAGAGGAGACCTGAAAAGCTTCATGCCAAGCTTACCACTTCTCTGGATAAGTATGATTTTAAAGACAAGCTGCTCATATTTGACAACGCAGAAAACTGCAGTGGTCTGTTGCAGAATCTTGTTCAATATGCAAAGTATAACACGGAGTGTAAGATATGTGTTGTGGCTACAGTGTGTGGACCTATGCTTGGTGAGGAAGAGTGCGCAGACGATATATGCGTGTATGAGCTGATGCCTATGTGCTTTGACGAGTTTCTGAAGGCGGGAAAAGGCAGAAAGCTTTGTGCATTTATAGAGAATCAGAAATTGACAGCGATGCCGGATGAGGTGAGGGAAAGTGTCCAGACGATGTTGGAGGCGTTCTTCGTCACGGGAGGTATGCCAGAGGCTGTTGATGAGTATTATAAGACAGGCGATTTTAGAAGAGTAGACGTAATATTGAAGTCTATACTTGACAGGATGACCGATTATCTGATAAACTCCACTCCGAAGAGGTATCTTTCGAAGGTTATGGCGATATGGAAGAGTATTCCAACGCAGCTCACGAAAGAGAACAAGAAGTTCATGTATGGATATGTAGATCCAAAAGCACGAGCCAGAGAGTACGAGGCATCTGTTGACCAGATAGTTCGAATGGGAGTTGTGAGACAGGTGTTCAGAGTAAGAAATGGAGTACTTCCACTGACGGATCAGAGGGATGATAAGTCATTTGAGCTGTATCATTTGGATCACGGACTACTCAGAATGATGGCGGGGATCTTGGTTCAGGATATAGATACTGACAATGTTCTGGATATGATGGATGGAGTTATTGCAGAACAGTATGCGATGGCTGAACTCTATATGAACAAGAGTGTTGGAGATTTGTACTTCTGGATATCATCAGCCACTGCAAAAGTGGATTTTGTATATGAAGGTGATGGAGAGGTCATTCCGGTGGACGTACAGACAAGTCCGCATACGAAAGCTCAGAGTTCCAGAGTATTCCGACAGAGATATAACAATAAGACTTCTGTGAGAATATCTACAGATGACATGTTCGTTGATAAAGGATTGGTAAATATACCGCTGTATGGCATATGGTGTTTCTGA